The stretch of DNA CGCTCGGTGATCTGCTTGACCGCTTCGATCTTGAATTCTTCTGGATATGGCTGCTTTGTCATGGCACCTCCTATTGGGCCTCAGGTTTGAGGCTCGAAGGTGTCTAGTTCAGCCGGGGCGATTCAAAGAACAGAAAAAGAAGGTTGCAGCGAAGTACTACGACCCTTCTTCAGGGGCTACTTGGTCTGGTCGTGGGAAACCACCAAAGTGGATCGACGGAAAAGAACGCGATTCGTTTCTCATCCGTTGATTGCCCAGCCATTCAAGTAGCCGAAGCGGTTGGTCATCTCTCGTCGTGGTTCTCATAGTTGCCCAGCTCTCGTTCGTTGTGAATACGTAACGTGACGCACAGCGAGCTTGGATCGCTAACCCAACGATTACTGGCTCGTCAGAATGGGATCGAAAATTGAGCCCAAGAGACAGATTCGGAAACCAGTGGGCTATTGAGTTCAGCTTATAAATTGTCGGAGGGCAGGGGACCTCACTGCTAACACGCGCAAGTTACCTACCATGCGCACGGTAGGTAAGCGGCGCGTGTCGCTTCCGAAGTTGGACATTTGCTTCGAAGGTTGCGATCGTCGGCGTAGAGGCCCAAAATGAGATATGACACACATCGACGAGCGCCTGCAAGTGCTGACAGCCTTGGTGCAGCGGATCGTTATTGAGTCTGGCAATCCAAAAGAATTCGACGCAAGCGCCTGGCTGCAAGAGTGGCTGGCTGCGCCACTCCCAGCGTTCGGATGCCGCAGCCCGAGTGAAGTGCTGCAGGAGCCAGGAGGGCTTGCGTTGGTGCAATCGACATTGCTGCAAATCCAGAAAGCTAGCTTCGCCTAGATTTTTATAGATAGCGCCACTTCGATCACTACCACCCGCGACTAAGGTCTCCGCCGGGAGCTGCATTGCTTCTTGGCTTAAATCGGTCACATCTCCACCAGTACTTCAATCTTCGCGAGCGGCTTGGGGTAAGGATAGTTTTCTGCCTCCTCTCCTTCCGCCTGTACGAAAGAGCGATAACGGGTAGTACAGCTGTCACTTAAAGCTAAGTGGCGCTCATTGCTTTGGGCATCTGAGTCAGCATCTACGGAGCGAACGCGAAAATGTGTTTACGGCGGCCGAGATGGTACGAGATGCCGCTGTATGCCACCCCGAGCACCAAATCGACAGCCCAACCTCGTAAGATTCCGCACCATGAGCACCAAACCCACCTGGACTCAGGAAGCCCTCGAACAAACGCTTTGGGCCAAGGAGTTCAAGAAGGAAGCGCCGGTCAGTTATCCCACTGCCATCCGCTATGCCTTGGAAGACAGGCTGGAGGTGATCATCCATCACACCACTGAGACAGGCGAGCCGCAATGGGTCATCCGAGTGCTGGACGATCCTTCGTTCTGGATGGATGCTGTACCCACCAAAGCTGCAGCGGTGCAACTCAGCCGTGAGATGGGTTGGAAGGTCGTTCGGTAGCTGCTTGGATCAAACCGGGCAAATCGGTCTATACCCCGGTCAGGAAGCGCAAAGAACAAAACCGCCAGAGGCCTGAGCCCATGGCGGTTTGTTTCGGTGGTGACCGAGAAAGTCTGACTTACTTCCCAGCCTTGTCCGCCTTGCGCTTCGCAGCTTTGGGATCCACAACGGCCTTGAACTTCGCACCCGCCACAAACTTCGGCACCGTGCTCGCCGGGATCTTCAGTGCTGCACCGGTCGATGGATTCTTGCCTGTGCGTGCTGCACGCTTGGCGGACTTGAAGGTCCCAAAGCCCACCAGTTGCACGGCGTCGCCCTTCTTGACGGCCGTCTGGATGGTGTCGATCAGCGTTTCCAGCACTGCATTGGCTGCTGTCTTGGACAGATCATTCTTGGAAGCTAGGATTTCAACGAGTTCAGCGCGGTTCATGGATGCTCACGTGTAGAGGTTGGAAAGGACGGATTTATAACCCCGCCGCTGACGCCACCCTTGCTGCGACTCAATGCTGCAGTGCACTTCTTGGCAAAAACTCCACTCCTGTGCGCTTCACCAGCTCCTGGTAGCTGATAGGCCGACCCACCGTCTCCCCCTCACGGTTCTCCTGCCAATGCGCCCAGGCCTTGTTGGTCGTGGCGTCATACACCAGCTTGTACAGGTAGGTCGGTACCTTCACCCCATTCGCCCCGATGCGTGGTCCCGCATCCGTGAACACCGGCCCGGTAATCACAAACACATCCCCCTTGGCCCGCTTCACGTAGTGCCGCGTGTCCTGCTCGATCTTGTTCCAGGCACCCCCGTTGTGCTGGGCAATCTGGGGAACCATGTTCGCCAGACTGAAGCTCTGGGCCATGGCCGTTGGCGTCGGCATATCTCCTGCAGGGGCCATGTGCCCCCGGGAGTAGCCTGAATGCTTGTAGTCCTCCAGCTCGGCCCGCTCACCACTGGGCAGGCGTGCATCTGCAAAGAAGCGCTTGGCCCGTTTCTCGTCCGCATCCTCGATGAGCCTG from Trichocoleus desertorum ATA4-8-CV12 encodes:
- a CDS encoding DNA/RNA non-specific endonuclease; amino-acid sequence: MLALSLAGVALPNLSSARSPQFDSAALLTPEPTSFARCPQFFANGTPPAITPRPQLRELCYEAFAVLHSGTTKTPVFVAQRLNRRLIEDADEKRAKRFFADARLPSGERAELEDYKHSGYSRGHMAPAGDMPTPTAMAQSFSLANMVPQIAQHNGGAWNKIEQDTRHYVKRAKGDVFVITGPVFTDAGPRIGANGVKVPTYLYKLVYDATTNKAWAHWQENREGETVGRPISYQELVKRTGVEFLPRSALQH
- a CDS encoding H-NS histone family protein, encoding MAALSWHLLLGLRFEARRCLVQPGRFKEQKKKVAAKYYDPSSGATWSGRGKPPKWIDGKERDSFLIR
- a CDS encoding MbcA/ParS/Xre antitoxin family protein produces the protein MTHIDERLQVLTALVQRIVIESGNPKEFDASAWLQEWLAAPLPAFGCRSPSEVLQEPGGLALVQSTLLQIQKASFA
- a CDS encoding HU family DNA-binding protein; this encodes MNRAELVEILASKNDLSKTAANAVLETLIDTIQTAVKKGDAVQLVGFGTFKSAKRAARTGKNPSTGAALKIPASTVPKFVAGAKFKAVVDPKAAKRKADKAGK